Proteins co-encoded in one Malus domestica chromosome 09, GDT2T_hap1 genomic window:
- the LOC139198540 gene encoding uncharacterized protein, whose translation MADDTVTSTVAHTQAIDDAGHDKATLFKVKAMEAVDRAIGQLARLLWEAESTGNFEYFLCVTGDHSTPVEYGDHSFEPVPFTICSLKDFVSVRGEKTILGGFLDPFPLATVKDGENLTEDVNKGRESNSLKLSAAIQFLSLTR comes from the exons ATGGCGGACGACACCGTGACCTCCACCGTGGCGCACACTCAG GCTATTGATGATGCGGGTCACGACAAGGCAACCCTCTTCAAAGTTAAAGCAATGGAAGCTGTAGATCGAGCGATAGGGCAGCTGGCCAGGCTCCTTTGGGAGGCCGAGTCAACTGGAAATTTCGAGTACTTTCTTTGCGTCACTGGAGACCACTCTACCCCAGTTGAATATGGAGACCACAGCTTTGAGCCGGTTCCATTCACAATATGTTCGTTGAAAGATTTTGTGAGCGTCAGAGGTGAGAAAACCATTTTGGGAGGCTTTCTTGATCCATTTCCTCTTGCAACTGTCAAAGATGGTGAAAATCTAACAGAAGATGTGAACAAGGGGAGAGAATCAAACAGCCTCAAGCTTTCAGCGGCGATTCAGTTTTTGAGTTTAACGAGATAG
- the LOC103442481 gene encoding uncharacterized protein: MYVTRPLSMYRKSPSTLSLHPPDAPHSGFMVITDEDAEAHDASCWGLCKRRKVSKLPFPQDKILTIVYTSEFQEATKTKVWFIPVLDQPLSSHCYYVIKASGRHKGKAYRCARERDTVKCCFNDFLGDKKPRVLNFRDIYQQVKIHRFEGGGFFARAVAPDGVPPKFLKKKGWKVRSSSMYRSQLGEALGLDASLRSRLPDFNVTIFQKRSRTSTVGNWYCPFVFVRERATIRQQMKKSKYYRVTFEQWWEEIYSCGNVNREGNVVNVSVDVQREVAMVSAMQAVKDCRNGRTGFTWYKAHNPYSKKVVSVGLSSAIVQNMRWVLEAGGWVSGGDEMDVRVEKAEEITSATRWRKFGCYVLVESFSLKRMDGSFVWRSDFRHTDKIRCKWE; encoded by the exons ATGTATGTGACAAGGCCTCTTTCCATGTACAGGAAATCGCCAAGCACCCTTTCCCTTCATCCACCCGATGCTCCACATTCAGGTTTCATGGTGATTACAGATGAAGATGCAGAAGCACACGACGCGTCTTGCTGGGGCCTATGCAAGCGCAGAAAGGTATCGAAACTGCCGTTCCCACAGGACAAGATACTGACCATCGTTTACACGTCGGAGTTCCAAGAGGCCACGAAGACTAAGGTCTGGTTCATCCCGGTTCTTGATCAGCCTCTGTCGTCTCATTGCTACTATGTCATCAAAGCAAGTGGCAGGCACAAAGG GAAAGCTTACAGATGTGCTAGAGAGAGGGACACCGTGAAGTGCTGCTTTAACGACTTCTTGGGAGACAAGAAACCAAGGGTTTTAAATTTTAGAGACATATACCAACAAGTTAAGATTCATCGCTTCGAAGGTGGTGGGTTTTTCGCAAGGGCTGTAGCTCCCGACGGCGTTCCCCCAAAATTCCTCAAGAAAAAAGGATGGAAAGTTCGCAGCTCGAGTATGTATCGTTCACaactaggtgaagctttaggcCTTGACGCCTCGCTCCGTTCACGTCTTCCGGACTTCAATGTTACCATCTTTCAAAAGCGCTCGCGTACTAGCACTGTGGGGAACTGGTACTGTCCATTTGTGTTTGTAAGAGAGAGAGCAACCATAAGACAGCAGATGAAGAAGTCGAAGTACTACAGAGTGACTTTTGAGCAATGGTGGGAAGAGATATACTCTTGTGGGAACGTTAACCGTGAAGGGAACGTTGTGAATGTGAGCGTAGATGTGCAAAGGGAAGTGGCTATGGTATCTGCTATGCAAGCCGTGAAGGATTGTAGGAACGGACGAACAGGGTTCACCTGGTACAAAGCCCATAACCCATACAGCAAGAAAGTGGTCAGTGTAGGTTTGAGCTCCGCAATTGTTCAGAATATGAGATGGGTTTTGGAGGCAGGAGGGTGGGTTAGTGGGGGTGATGAAATGGATGTGAGAGTAGAGAAGGCAGAAGAGATTACAAGTGCAACTCGGTGGAGGAAGTTTGGGTGTTATGTGTTGGTGGAGAGCTTCTCTTTGAAGAGAATGGATGGAAGCTTTGTTTGGAGATCCGATTTTAGGCACACCGATAAGATTCGATGTAAATGGGAATAA
- the LOC103442480 gene encoding protein FLX-like 2 isoform X1: protein MGSKGRIPPSHMRRPLPGPDPFGPGIRPPHGAYPPFDMLPPPQVMEQKLAAQHVEMQRLVVENQRLAATHGSLRQELAGAQHELQILHAQIGAIKSEREQQMRSLVDSIAKMEADLKSAEPVKAELQKARAEAQSLVVSRQELIAKVQQLGQDLQRAHADVQQIPALVAQLDGLRQEYQLCRDTYDYEKRLYSNHLESLQCMEKNYVTMAREVEKLRAELLNNSNVDRRTGATYYGTPGNNENEAIGQALGQNGFEDSYGVQQQGRATFPPATAAAVAGAGGAATAKTPPLVGAQSGPPGRTVYDAPRGPGYDPSGGPAHDAQRGPAYDPQRGPAYDPQRGPAYDAQRPGYDIQRSGYEVQRVPGYDPTRGVNYDAQSRAAAGGPQGHVPTGNVPYGSATPPTRGGTGYEAPPPRGPGGGNPVRR from the exons ATGGGAAGCAAAGGTCGAATCCCGCCTTCTCACATGCGTCGGCCGCTTCCTGGACCCGACCCGTTTGGCCCGGGCATACGGCCGCCCCATGGCGCCTATCCTCCGTTTGATATGTTGCCTCCTCCACAAGTTATGGAGCAGAAGCTGGCTGCACAGCATGTGGAGATGCAGAGGCTTGTGGTGGAGAATCAGAGGCTCGCCGCCACCCACGGAAGCCTGAGGCAGGAGCTGGCGGGTGCCCAACATGAGTTGCAGATATTACATGCCCAGATAGGAGCTATCAAGTCTGAGAGAGAACAGCAGATGAGGAGCCTTGTGGATAGTATAGCCAAGATGGAAGCTGACCTAAAGTCAGCCGAGCCTGTTAAGGCGGAGCTACAGAAGGCTCGAGCCGAGGCCCAGAGCTTGGTTGTTTCAAGGCAAGAACTGATTGCCAAAGTGCAACAACTCGGGCAGGATCTTCAGAGGGCTCATGCGGATGTACAGCAGATTCCAGCTTTAGTTGCACAGCTTGATGGACTGAGGCAGGAATATCAGCTCTGCAG GGATACATATGACTATGAAAAGAGATTATACAGCAACCACCTTGAATCACTTCAGTGCATGGAGAAGAACTATGTTACCATGGCTAGGGAGGTGGAAAAGCTCCGAGCAGAGTTACTGAATAATTCTAATGTTGATCGGAGAACTG GTGCCACATATTATGGAACCCCGGGAAATAATGAGAACGAGGCTATTGGGCAGGCTTTAGGACAAAATGGTTTTGAAGATAGCTATGGTGTTCAACAG CAGGGACGTGCCACCTTCCCTCCTGCTACGGCTGCGGCTGTTGCCGGCGCTGGCGGTGCTGCCACCGCCAAGACCCCTCCATTAGTTGGAGCTCAATCTGGACCTCCTGGAAGGACTGTTTATGACGCACCGAGGGGGCCTGGTTATGATCCTTCGGGTGGACCTGCTCATGATGCACAGAGAGGACCTGCTTATGATCCACAAAGAGGACCTGCTTATGATCCACAGAGAGGACCTGCTTATGACGCACAGAGACCTGGATATGATATACAGAGATCGGGTTATGAAGTGCAAAGAGTGCCTGGTTATGATCCAACCCGGGGTGTCAACTATGATGCACAGTCTAGAGCTGCTGCTGGCGGTCCTCAAGGACATGTGCCCACAGGCAATGTGCCTTATGGTTCTGCAACACCACCTACTCGCGGGGGAACTGGATATGAGGCACCACCACCTCGAGGACCGGGAGGGGGAAACCCTGTTCGAAGATGA
- the LOC103442480 gene encoding protein FLX-like 2 isoform X2 produces MGSKGRIPPSHMRRPLPGPDPFGPGIRPPHGAYPPFDMLPPPQVMEQKLAAQHVEMQRLVVENQRLAATHGSLRQELAGAQHELQILHAQIGAIKSEREQQMRSLVDSIAKMEADLKSAEPVKAELQKARAEAQSLVVSRQELIAKVQQLGQDLQRAHADVQQIPALVAQLDGLRQEYQLCRDTYDYEKRLYSNHLESLQCMEKNYVTMAREVEKLRAELLNNSNVDRRTGATYYGTPGNNENEAIGQALGQNGFEDSYGVQQGRATFPPATAAAVAGAGGAATAKTPPLVGAQSGPPGRTVYDAPRGPGYDPSGGPAHDAQRGPAYDPQRGPAYDPQRGPAYDAQRPGYDIQRSGYEVQRVPGYDPTRGVNYDAQSRAAAGGPQGHVPTGNVPYGSATPPTRGGTGYEAPPPRGPGGGNPVRR; encoded by the exons ATGGGAAGCAAAGGTCGAATCCCGCCTTCTCACATGCGTCGGCCGCTTCCTGGACCCGACCCGTTTGGCCCGGGCATACGGCCGCCCCATGGCGCCTATCCTCCGTTTGATATGTTGCCTCCTCCACAAGTTATGGAGCAGAAGCTGGCTGCACAGCATGTGGAGATGCAGAGGCTTGTGGTGGAGAATCAGAGGCTCGCCGCCACCCACGGAAGCCTGAGGCAGGAGCTGGCGGGTGCCCAACATGAGTTGCAGATATTACATGCCCAGATAGGAGCTATCAAGTCTGAGAGAGAACAGCAGATGAGGAGCCTTGTGGATAGTATAGCCAAGATGGAAGCTGACCTAAAGTCAGCCGAGCCTGTTAAGGCGGAGCTACAGAAGGCTCGAGCCGAGGCCCAGAGCTTGGTTGTTTCAAGGCAAGAACTGATTGCCAAAGTGCAACAACTCGGGCAGGATCTTCAGAGGGCTCATGCGGATGTACAGCAGATTCCAGCTTTAGTTGCACAGCTTGATGGACTGAGGCAGGAATATCAGCTCTGCAG GGATACATATGACTATGAAAAGAGATTATACAGCAACCACCTTGAATCACTTCAGTGCATGGAGAAGAACTATGTTACCATGGCTAGGGAGGTGGAAAAGCTCCGAGCAGAGTTACTGAATAATTCTAATGTTGATCGGAGAACTG GTGCCACATATTATGGAACCCCGGGAAATAATGAGAACGAGGCTATTGGGCAGGCTTTAGGACAAAATGGTTTTGAAGATAGCTATGGTGTTCAACAG GGACGTGCCACCTTCCCTCCTGCTACGGCTGCGGCTGTTGCCGGCGCTGGCGGTGCTGCCACCGCCAAGACCCCTCCATTAGTTGGAGCTCAATCTGGACCTCCTGGAAGGACTGTTTATGACGCACCGAGGGGGCCTGGTTATGATCCTTCGGGTGGACCTGCTCATGATGCACAGAGAGGACCTGCTTATGATCCACAAAGAGGACCTGCTTATGATCCACAGAGAGGACCTGCTTATGACGCACAGAGACCTGGATATGATATACAGAGATCGGGTTATGAAGTGCAAAGAGTGCCTGGTTATGATCCAACCCGGGGTGTCAACTATGATGCACAGTCTAGAGCTGCTGCTGGCGGTCCTCAAGGACATGTGCCCACAGGCAATGTGCCTTATGGTTCTGCAACACCACCTACTCGCGGGGGAACTGGATATGAGGCACCACCACCTCGAGGACCGGGAGGGGGAAACCCTGTTCGAAGATGA